In the genome of bacterium, the window GTATAATGAGACCACATTTGAAAAGTTAATTAAAGCAACAGGAAGAGATAGGGACTTACTAATAATGGGACTTGGCTGGCTTGCAAGAGAAGGACATATAATACTGGAAAAAGTTGGCAATGATTATAAAATTAAACTCCACGATAAAAGATGATATTTGAAATTGGGGGATCGTCTAATGGCAGG includes:
- a CDS encoding winged helix-turn-helix domain-containing protein produces the protein MITEIGIVAGEIWSYLEKYNETTFEKLIKATGRDRDLLIMGLGWLAREGHIILEKVGNDYKIKLHDKR